The nucleotide window AGATCGTCACGGTCCCGTCCAACAAGCCGTACGTCACGTTGCAGGGCCTCGGCTCCGCGGCGAGCCAGACGGTGATCGTCAACAACCACAGCTCCGCCGGCGGGTACGGCACCTCCGGCAGCGCCACCTTCTTCGTCAACGGCGCGGACTTCGCCGCGTCCAACCTGACCATCTCGAACGACTACGGCGAGGGCAGCCAGGCGGTCGCCGCCAACCTCAACGGCGACCGGTCGGTATTCGACAACGTCCGGTTCCTCGGCGCCCAGGACACGCTGCTGGTCAACAACTATCGCGCGTACGTCAGGAACTCCTACGTCGAGGGCACTGTCGACTTCATCTTCGGCGGCGGCACCGCGGTCTTCAACGCCACCTCGATCTACGAGAAGCGCAGCACCGGCGGGCCGATCACGGCCGCGAGGACCGACACCGCGAACGCGTACGGCTTCCTCTTCTACAGGTGCACCATCACCGGCGCGACCGGCAACACCACCCAGCTCGGGCGGCCGTGGGGCCCGGCGGCCCAGGTGCTGTACCGGGAGTCGAGCCTGAGCGCCACCATCGCCACCGCACAGCCGTGGACCGACATGTCGTCGAACTCGTGGCGGAACGCCCGCTTCTTCGAGTACCGGAACACCGGCGCGGGCGCGACGACAAACAGCAACCGGCCGCAGATGAGCGACGCGACGGCCGTCAACTACACCCCGCAGAAGTATCTGGCCGGAACCGACGGCTGGAATCCGGTCGGCTGAGAGGACGGTACGAACATGCGAAGGTCACTTTCGGTCGCGGCGCTGCTGATCGTCGCGGCAACGGTGCTGGCCGGTCACCCCGCCCAGGCGGCTCCGGCCGCCGGGGTCGTCTATCAGCTGAAGGTGACCAAGTCGGGGATGTGCCTGGACGTGCCGAGCGCGTCCACCGGCAACGGCGCCTTGTTGCAGCAGTGGGGCTGCACGGCGAACTCGGCATGGCAGCAGTTCACACTTGTCGCGAACGGCGCGAACTACCTGCTGCGCAACGTCAACAGCGGCAAGTGCGTGGACGTGCCCGGCTGGTCGACCGCCTCCGGCGTGCAACTACAGCAGTACACATGCGTCGGAAGTCAGGCCAACCAGCAGTGGTCACTGGTGGCGAGCGGGTCGGGCACATATCAGATCGTCAACGTCAACAGCGGGCTGTGCATCTCGGACAAGGACGCGTCGACCACCTCCGGCAACGCGATCATTCAGGAGACGTGCACCGCGAACACCAACAAGCAGTGGGCGTTCGTCGCGGCCGGGCGGTCCTGGCCGTCGACGCCGGACGGTTTCGCCGCCACCGGCGGCGGTACCACCGGCGGGTCGGGCGGCACCACGGTCACGGTCAACACCCAGGCCGACCTGGCACGGTACGCGGCCACGTCCGGCTCCTACGTCATCCGGGTCGCGTCGGCGATCAGCATCTCGCCGAAGGGCACCGAGATACCGGTGACCTCGAACAAGACGATCGTCGGTGTCGGCACCTCCGGCCAGATCGTCGGCGGCGGGTTCTTCCTCGGCGCCGGCGTCACCAACGTGATCATCCGGAACCTGACCATCCGCGACACCCGGATGGCCGACGACGACCCCGACGACAAGGTCTACGACTACGACGGCATCCAGATGGACACCGCCGACCACGTGTGGATCGACCACAACACCATCGAGCGGATGAACGACGGGCTGATCGACAGCCGCAAGGACACCACGTACCTCACCGTGTCGTGGAACGTGCTCGCCGAGAACAACAAGTCCTTCGGCATCGGCTGGACCGACAACGTGACCGCCCGGATGACGATCCACCACAACTGGATCCGGGACACCAACCAGCGCAACCCGAGCACCGACAACGTCGCGTACGCGCACCTCTACAACAACTACCTGCAGAACGTCGCGTCGTACGGCAACTACGCACGCGGCTACACCAAGATGGCGCTGGAGAACAGCTACTTCGAGAACGTGAAGGACCCGTACTACCCGGACTCCACGGCGCAGCTCAGGCAGTCCGGCAGCATCCTGGTCAATTGCACCGGCAACCAGACGACCCTCGGTTCCGCGTTCACGCCGGGCAGCTTCTACTCGTACACCCTCGACCCGGCGGCGGACGTACCCGCGCTGCTCCGCACGAACGCCGGCCCGCAGGCCGGCATCGGCCTCTGACGGCTGATCGGTTTACACGCCTGACCACCGTGTGGTTCCATGCCGCGGTTGATCTTGGAGACGCGGCACGGGGAGACGATCATGGCGGGAGGCTACAGCCTCGGGATATTGGCCATCGACGAGTGGACCGACGTGGCCGAAGTCGCGGCGATGGTCGATCGTTGTGCTGGTACCCGGCATGTCGACGGAGAGCTCGACGAGCGGATCGTCGGGTTCTACGAGCGGTTACGGTCGCGGTTCCCGGACCAGCCGCCCCTCATTGATCCGGACGAGGACCCGTGGATGGACCTCCCGCTGGATACCGGCATCGACCATGTGTTCGTGGTGCTCTGCTCGGAGAGGCGCAGCGACCCGGCCCTGGCGCTGATTCAGGAGCTGGCGGCCGAGTACGGGCTGACCATCTGGGATCCGCAGGACGGATCGGCCTACCGACCGGTGATACCGCCCGCCCGCGAAGAGGTCGAGGCGTGGTGGCGTGACCTGCTCGACGACCGGTGCGGCCGGGAGGGCACCCACGAACGGGTCCGGCCGTGGGTCGAGGAGACGTCCGAGGCCATCGACGATCCGATCACCACGATGGGTGTTCAGCAGCTGTACAGCCTCACCATGAGCGACGGCACCGGGGCGGGCGAGCTGTTCGAGCGGTGGCTCGAACACGGTGAGCGGTTCGACGCCGACCCCGAGGGCTGGGAGCGGGACCGCACGATTCAGGCCGTGCTGGCGATCCGGCGGGACCAGGGCCCCGACCGTGCGCGAGCGCTCGCGATCCAGCTCGCGGCCCGCGGATCGCTGACCGACGAGGACGTCGCCGGCATCATCGGCCCGGCCTGAGCGTCACAGGACTCGCCCTGAGCGCCTGGGCATCATTCGTCGTCGATGAACTCCGCCCACTCGGCGCTGGTGAAGACGAGGGTTCCCGAGGCTCGATTCCCGCCTGAACACCGCCACCCCCGGCCCTTACGCGAAGCAGCCGCGGCCGACGAGAAAATCTAGGTCCGAATCACTAGACATTCCCGCCGAGCCTGCTAACATTTCTTCCGTTGACAGCAGAGATCAGCCAAGACGCAGACGAAGCAGACCGAGCGTTACGCAGGGCCCGGACCCCGATCCGTGGCTCGCTCGGCACAGCGGTGGGGAGTAAGCACCACCGCACGCTGCAAGGCAAGGCACACGGAAGTGGAACGTAAGACCCTGACGTAATTCCAGGTCAGGGCAGGGCGGGCCGATGCTGGTTCGGGGCTCGCCTGGCAGGACAGTCCGTCGCACGTGCACGGGGCCATGAAGTCGCGTGGGGCTTCGACACCGGCGGACGGCACGACAAGCAGCACAGCAATCGGAAGCAGAGGAAAGGGAGGGCTCGAACACCGTTGGATCGCCCGTCTCCAGGACGCAGTTCAACTTCTGGAGCGGACACCGCAGTTTCCATCGAACGAGAGGTGGTCTCCGGTCACGCTTATGCGGTCCTCGCACCCCATCCCGCTGATGGCGGCAGGTGCGGATACGACAACCCGACGAACCTGTCGGTAGATGGTGTTTCAACCCGTAACCCTGGGCCCCGGCGCTTTCTGCGCCGGGGCCCTCGACCATGGAGAGGTACCTGTATGGCCCAACCCGACGACATGTTCGGCGACGACGACTACCCCGCCTACACGATGGGCCGCGCCGCGGAGATCACCGGCGCCTCGCAGGACTTCCTGCGCCGCCTCGACGAGGCGAAACTGATCACCCCGACCCGGTCAGCCGGCGGGCACCGCCGCTACTCCCGCTACCAGCTGCGCCTCGCCGCCCGGGCCCGAGAGATGGTCGAGCAAGGCACCGCCCTGGAAGCCGCCTGCCGGATCATCATCCTCGAAGACCAGCTCGAAGAAGCCCTCCAGCACAATCAGGACCTCCAGCGCCGACGGCCGGCGGACTCCGCCTGATTCACCGCCCGTACACGGTCCTCCTCTGCCACGAGGGGGACCGTTGACGTCGGCTCGTCAGTCGGGCGTTCGGCGCTGATGTTCGCGCCCACGCTGGGTGACGCGGCGGACCTGGTCGGCGTCGTCGGTGACACTGGTGACCCGTTCGGCGAGCGGGGCGTGCCGGCCTTGCAGGTATGCGTGGGTATCGCTGAGCAGCGGGAGCAGGGTGGCGGGGTCGCTGCCACCGAGGGCGTGGTGCAGCCGGTCGAGGCTCGCCTGAGCGTCTGGGCCGAGGTCGGTCAAGGCGGTGATCTGACCGGCGAGTTGCCGTAGGTCGGCGCCGTTGGCGCGGGCCCAGCCGGTGACCGCTCGAGCGCCGGCGCGGCGGTCGCGTTCGGCGGTCACACGCTGGTCGGCGGTGGTGGTGGCGTCGTCCTGTTCACTGCGGCGGATCCGCAGGTAGCGGCGTTCCGCGGCCTGGCGGCTGGTGACCCCCATCGCGGGGGCGAGCTCGGCCCAGCTGGCCCCGGCGGCCCGCGCGGCGGCGATCAGCTGCGGCTCACAGACGTCGAGGCGGTCACGCAGGTGGCGCAAGGCGATAAGTGCGGTCAGTGCCACCTGGCGGGACGTGGCGGCGGGCTCGGGACGGGTAGGTGCGGTCGGCCTGCCGCTGGTCGCGGCCAGGATCAGCGTGAGCGCGGCCTGCGCCTCGCCATGCTCAGGAATACCCATGCCTGCTCCGGTCGTCCTTGGGGTGACGTTCTACTTGTCGTCTTTCTGATGACATGCTACAACGGTGGGTAAGCGCATTGGCACCCAGTTGTTGAACAGATTTCGGAGGTGGAACCGATGTTGGTGCGCACAGACCCGTTCCAGGAGCTCGACCGTCTCACCCGGCAGATGTTCGGTGACCCTCAGCCCGGCACCTGGTCTCGGCCGGTCGCGATGCCGTTGGACGCATACCGCACCGGTGACGAGTTCATCGTGGCGTTCGACCTGCCCGGCGTGACACCGGACAGCATCGATGTCGACATCGAGCGCAACGTGCTGACGGTCAAGGCCGAGCGGCGGCCGCTTGATCTCGGTGACGACGCGCAGCTGCACACGTCGGAACGGCCGCTGGGTGTGTTCTCCCGACAGCTGATCCTGTCCGATGTGCTCGACAGCGAGCGCATCCAGGCCGGTTACGACAACGGTGTACTCGTCCTGCGTATCCCGGTGCTGGAGAAGGCCAAGCCCCGCAAGGTCAACGTCGCGGTCAGCACCGGCGGACCGACCGCGATCGACGTCTGACCCCGATCCGTCCACCTCGCCAGGCCCTCCTCCGCCGGCACCGCCACGGCGTCCCCCGCCCGGGTCGGCCCGCCCAGCCACACCCACCATCCATATCGGACGGCCATACGCGGGCGGAACACCCACACGGCGCCAGGACCGGCGGCAACGCGCCCCGCCATGGCCATCAGGGACAACAGTGAAGGGACGGTGACCACACGAGGACGAAACGACCGAACGAACCATGACGCGAGGACCCCGACGATTCGTCGGGGTCCTCGCACGTGACCGATCTGGACTACCGTGGCCCCGTACGGTCAGCAGTGCGGGGACCAGCCGTCGGTGCCGGCCAGGTACGCCGCCGGCCGGTAGTCCTCGGACTGTTCGTCGGTCAGTTGGGGGCGGTCCGGCGTCACCAGGGCGCCGGGGCCGCGGTTGTGGTACTCCGCGAAGCGGGCGTCGCGCCAGGGCCAGGTGCCGAAGTCGGTCCAGGGCGCCGGGCCGATGTGTGCGCCGAGCACCGAGTCGCGGATCACCGTCTGGCCGATGGCGTTCGGGTCCTGGCTGGGGTGCCAGGGCCGGCCGAGATACACGCTGGCGGGCGGGGCGTCGGAGGTGAACGCGCAGCCCGCGAAGAGCAGGCCGTACGGGTTGGTCACGCTCGTGCTCGGCGCGGTGACGTAGCCGTTGTTCGTCGTCGAGCCGCGGGTGAGCGAGTGGATCCGGCAGCGGTCGAAGACGGCCGTGCCGCGGCCGAAGACGAAGTCGACGTCGCCCTCGACGTAGCAGCGGTGCAGGTAGATCCGGGACGGTACGGCCGCGGCGGGGCTGTTGAGGTAGAGGGTGTCCTGGTTGCCGAGGAACCGGACGTTGTCGAAGACGAGCCGGTCGGCGCGGCTGAGCAGCGCCACGGCCTGCCTCGCGGTGATCTCCGGATGCGCGGCCTCGTCGAACGAGTTGGCGAACGTCAGGTTGGTGGCGGTGAAGTCCGCGGCGTCGACGGTGACCGAGGCGCTGCCGGAGGTGCCCCAGGTGCCGCCGTCCGGGCGGGGTGTGCCGCTGGCGCGGTCGTCGGTGATGACGACCCGCCCCGGGTCGGCGCCGCGGCCGCGTAGCAGGATGTTCGGCTTGTCCGCCGGGACGATGACCTGCCCGGCGTAGACGCCCGGCCTGATGTCGATGGTGAAGCGCGTCCCGGTGCCGGGCGGCACGGCGTCCACCGCCGCCTGGACGGTCGTGACGTCGCCGCTGCCGTCGGCGGCGACGACCAGCCTCGTCCGCTCGCGCGCCCGGGCCGCGCCCCCAGTGGCGAGGCTCGCGGCGAGCGCGGTGCCGGAGGTCGCGG belongs to Amorphoplanes digitatis and includes:
- a CDS encoding Hsp20/alpha crystallin family protein, with protein sequence MLVRTDPFQELDRLTRQMFGDPQPGTWSRPVAMPLDAYRTGDEFIVAFDLPGVTPDSIDVDIERNVLTVKAERRPLDLGDDAQLHTSERPLGVFSRQLILSDVLDSERIQAGYDNGVLVLRIPVLEKAKPRKVNVAVSTGGPTAIDV
- a CDS encoding pectinesterase family protein, translated to MRQTRLWLPPAALVLVAAATQVGLTASPAQAAPAAGVVYQLKVTKSGMCLDVPSASTGNGALLQQWGCTANSAWQQFTLVANGANYLLRNVNSGKCVDVPGWSTASGVQLQQYTCVGSQANQQWSLVASGSGTYQIVNVNSGLCISDKDASTTSGNAIIQETCTANTNKQWAFVGAAAAATVAADGSGQYTTVQAAIDAVPANNTTRRVITIKAGTYREIVTVPSNKPYVTLQGLGSAASQTVIVNNHSSAGGYGTSGSATFFVNGADFAASNLTISNDYGEGSQAVAANLNGDRSVFDNVRFLGAQDTLLVNNYRAYVRNSYVEGTVDFIFGGGTAVFNATSIYEKRSTGGPITAARTDTANAYGFLFYRCTITGATGNTTQLGRPWGPAAQVLYRESSLSATIATAQPWTDMSSNSWRNARFFEYRNTGAGATTNSNRPQMSDATAVNYTPQKYLAGTDGWNPVG
- a CDS encoding RICIN domain-containing protein yields the protein MRRSLSVAALLIVAATVLAGHPAQAAPAAGVVYQLKVTKSGMCLDVPSASTGNGALLQQWGCTANSAWQQFTLVANGANYLLRNVNSGKCVDVPGWSTASGVQLQQYTCVGSQANQQWSLVASGSGTYQIVNVNSGLCISDKDASTTSGNAIIQETCTANTNKQWAFVAAGRSWPSTPDGFAATGGGTTGGSGGTTVTVNTQADLARYAATSGSYVIRVASAISISPKGTEIPVTSNKTIVGVGTSGQIVGGGFFLGAGVTNVIIRNLTIRDTRMADDDPDDKVYDYDGIQMDTADHVWIDHNTIERMNDGLIDSRKDTTYLTVSWNVLAENNKSFGIGWTDNVTARMTIHHNWIRDTNQRNPSTDNVAYAHLYNNYLQNVASYGNYARGYTKMALENSYFENVKDPYYPDSTAQLRQSGSILVNCTGNQTTLGSAFTPGSFYSYTLDPAADVPALLRTNAGPQAGIGL
- a CDS encoding pectinesterase family protein, which produces MQRRTLIRLAATSGTALAASLATGGAARARERTRLVVAADGSGDVTTVQAAVDAVPPGTGTRFTIDIRPGVYAGQVIVPADKPNILLRGRGADPGRVVITDDRASGTPRPDGGTWGTSGSASVTVDAADFTATNLTFANSFDEAAHPEITARQAVALLSRADRLVFDNVRFLGNQDTLYLNSPAAAVPSRIYLHRCYVEGDVDFVFGRGTAVFDRCRIHSLTRGSTTNNGYVTAPSTSVTNPYGLLFAGCAFTSDAPPASVYLGRPWHPSQDPNAIGQTVIRDSVLGAHIGPAPWTDFGTWPWRDARFAEYHNRGPGALVTPDRPQLTDEQSEDYRPAAYLAGTDGWSPHC
- a CDS encoding MerR family transcriptional regulator; amino-acid sequence: MAQPDDMFGDDDYPAYTMGRAAEITGASQDFLRRLDEAKLITPTRSAGGHRRYSRYQLRLAARAREMVEQGTALEAACRIIILEDQLEEALQHNQDLQRRRPADSA